The Catenuloplanes niger genome includes a window with the following:
- the gyrA gene encoding DNA gyrase subunit A, with the protein MTDTPESTGSEQPEESAVPAAVDAGGRIEPVGLEVEMQRSYLDYAMSVIVGRALPDVRDGLKPVHRKILYAMYDSGYRPDRGYVKCSRVVGDVMGQFHPHGDSSIYDALVRMAQNWSLRYPLVDGNGNFGSPGNDPAAAMRYTECKLDPLAMEMLRDIDEDTVDMQDNYDGRAKEPTILPSRIPNLLVNGSEGIAVGMATKIPPHNLREIAAAVQWCLENPDVDEAETLEALIGIVKGPDFPTNGMIVGTQAIQDAYRTGRGSIRMRAVVEVEEDAKGRTSLVVSELPYQVNPDNLAERMADLIKEGKLTGIADIRDESSGRTGMRLVVVLKRDAIAKVVLNNLYKHTQLQETFGANMLALVDGVPRTLNLAQFIRYYVDHQMEVIRRRTAYRLRKAEERAHILRGLVKALDMLDEVIALIRRSPTVEDSRQGLMSLLDVDEIQATAILDMQLRRLAALERQKIIDELAKIEIEIADLKDILAKPERQRTIISDELGETVAKWGDERRTQIIPFDGEVSMEDLIAREDVVVTITRTGYAKRTKVDLYRSQKRGGKGVSGATLRQDDIVSHFFVTSTHSWMLFFTNKGRVYRAKAYELPEASRTARGQHVANLLAFQPEEHIAQVIVIPGYDIAPYLVLATKEGLVKKTRLGEFDSNRSGGIIAINLREEDELVGAALAGPGDHLLLVSKKAQAIRFEATDDTLRPMGRATSGVIGMRFSEDDELLAMEVVREGMDVLVATNGGYAKRTPIEEYPVQGRGGKGVLTAKITERRGGLVGAVVINPDDELFAITSNGGVIRTPVKPVRRTRDRNTMGVKLMDLPEGVTIVAIARNADEPDEQD; encoded by the coding sequence TAGAGATGCAGCGGTCGTACCTCGATTACGCGATGAGCGTCATCGTCGGCCGCGCGCTCCCGGACGTCCGCGACGGCCTCAAGCCGGTGCACCGCAAGATCCTCTACGCGATGTACGACTCCGGCTACCGGCCGGACCGTGGCTACGTGAAGTGCTCCCGCGTCGTCGGTGACGTGATGGGTCAGTTCCACCCGCACGGCGACTCGTCGATCTACGACGCGCTGGTCCGCATGGCGCAGAACTGGTCGCTGCGCTACCCGCTGGTCGACGGCAACGGCAACTTCGGCTCGCCGGGCAACGACCCCGCGGCCGCCATGCGGTACACCGAGTGCAAGCTCGACCCGCTGGCCATGGAGATGCTGCGGGACATCGACGAAGACACCGTCGACATGCAGGACAACTACGACGGCCGGGCCAAGGAGCCCACGATCCTGCCGTCGCGGATTCCGAACCTGCTGGTCAACGGCTCCGAGGGCATCGCGGTCGGCATGGCCACCAAGATCCCGCCGCACAACCTGCGGGAGATCGCCGCGGCCGTGCAGTGGTGCCTGGAGAACCCGGACGTCGACGAGGCCGAGACGCTCGAAGCGCTGATCGGCATCGTCAAGGGCCCGGACTTCCCGACCAACGGCATGATCGTCGGCACTCAGGCGATCCAGGACGCGTACCGGACCGGCCGTGGCTCGATCCGCATGCGCGCGGTGGTCGAGGTCGAGGAGGACGCGAAGGGCCGCACCTCGCTGGTGGTCTCCGAGCTGCCCTACCAGGTCAACCCGGACAACCTGGCCGAGCGGATGGCCGACCTGATCAAGGAGGGCAAGCTCACCGGGATCGCCGACATCCGGGACGAGTCCTCCGGCCGTACCGGCATGCGCCTGGTGGTCGTGCTCAAGCGCGACGCGATCGCCAAGGTCGTGCTGAACAACCTGTACAAGCACACGCAGCTGCAGGAGACGTTCGGCGCGAACATGCTGGCGCTGGTCGACGGCGTGCCGCGCACGCTGAACCTGGCGCAGTTCATCCGCTACTACGTCGACCACCAGATGGAGGTCATCCGCCGGCGGACCGCGTACCGCCTGCGCAAGGCCGAGGAGCGCGCGCACATCCTGCGCGGCCTGGTCAAGGCGCTGGACATGCTCGATGAGGTGATCGCCCTGATCCGGCGCTCGCCCACCGTCGAGGACTCCCGCCAGGGCCTGATGTCGCTGCTGGACGTCGACGAGATCCAGGCCACCGCGATCCTCGACATGCAGCTGCGACGCCTCGCCGCGCTGGAGCGTCAGAAGATCATCGACGAGCTCGCGAAGATCGAGATCGAGATCGCGGACCTCAAGGACATCCTGGCCAAGCCGGAGCGGCAGCGCACGATCATCTCCGACGAGCTCGGCGAGACCGTGGCGAAGTGGGGCGACGAGCGCCGCACCCAGATCATCCCGTTCGACGGCGAGGTCTCGATGGAGGACCTCATCGCCCGCGAGGACGTGGTGGTCACGATCACACGGACCGGGTACGCGAAGCGCACCAAGGTCGACCTCTACCGCTCGCAGAAGCGCGGCGGCAAGGGTGTGAGTGGTGCCACACTGCGCCAGGACGACATCGTCTCGCACTTCTTCGTGACCTCGACGCACTCGTGGATGCTCTTCTTCACGAACAAGGGCCGGGTCTACCGCGCCAAGGCGTACGAGCTGCCGGAAGCGAGCCGGACCGCGCGCGGCCAGCACGTGGCCAACCTGCTGGCGTTCCAGCCGGAGGAGCACATCGCGCAGGTGATCGTGATCCCCGGGTACGACATCGCGCCGTACCTGGTGCTCGCGACCAAGGAAGGCCTGGTCAAGAAGACCCGGCTGGGCGAGTTCGACTCCAACCGCAGCGGTGGCATCATCGCCATCAACCTGCGCGAGGAGGACGAGCTGGTCGGTGCGGCGCTGGCCGGACCGGGTGACCATCTCCTCCTCGTCTCGAAGAAGGCTCAGGCGATCCGCTTCGAGGCGACAGACGATACGCTGCGCCCGATGGGACGGGCGACCTCCGGTGTCATCGGCATGCGCTTCAGCGAGGACGACGAGCTGCTCGCGATGGAGGTCGTGCGGGAAGGGATGGACGTTTTGGTAGCCACCAACGGTGGGTACGCGAAGCGGACGCCCATCGAGGAATATCCGGTGCAGGGACGTGGGGGCAAGGGCGTGCTGACCGCCAAGATCACGGAACGGCGTGGTGGTCTGGTCGGTGCCGTTGTCATCAACCCGGATGATGAACTGTTCGCGATCACGAGCAACGGTGGCGTGATCCGGACTCCGGTGAAGCCTGTACGTCGTACGCGGGACCGGAACACAATGGGGGTCAAGCTCATGGATCTCCCAGAAGGCGTGACCATCGTGGCGATTGCTCGCAATGCCGACGAGCCTGACGAACAGGACTGA
- a CDS encoding DUF3566 domain-containing protein, with protein sequence MTETQATSGAGTSATPAGKDSADGDAKAKGRAVVGRAVVGPSADAPSPKFTRAPGMKPPPDEAPAGSSSTGAAKPATSGAAKPAAPSAAGDKDTVKPVIVPAGKPATASSSAPSSAAKATPAKPATPPKASPATGSSSPSSPPGERTERIPAGAGAAAAASGTSTSGLSGLGSKVSGAVRGVGAARVTDTIRAARNAVGGAAARGPRRARLNVKRIDPWSVMKFSFAVSLVLFIVVIVATSVLYLALDAMGVFQSVNETLAELVTASGGDTGGAVFKITAKGVIGTSALIGLVNVVLFTALATLGAFIYNVCADLVGGVELTLAERD encoded by the coding sequence ATGACGGAGACACAGGCGACGTCGGGGGCGGGGACCTCGGCGACTCCGGCCGGCAAGGACTCCGCCGACGGTGACGCCAAGGCCAAGGGCCGCGCGGTCGTGGGCCGCGCGGTGGTCGGACCCTCCGCGGACGCACCGTCGCCGAAGTTCACCCGGGCGCCGGGGATGAAGCCGCCGCCGGACGAGGCACCGGCCGGTTCATCCTCGACCGGCGCCGCCAAGCCGGCGACTTCGGGCGCCGCCAAGCCGGCGGCCCCGAGCGCCGCAGGAGACAAGGACACCGTGAAGCCGGTCATCGTGCCGGCCGGCAAGCCCGCCACGGCGAGCTCGTCGGCCCCGTCGTCGGCGGCCAAGGCCACGCCGGCCAAGCCCGCCACCCCGCCGAAGGCCTCCCCGGCCACCGGTAGCAGCAGCCCGTCCAGCCCGCCCGGCGAGCGGACCGAACGGATCCCGGCCGGTGCCGGCGCCGCCGCCGCGGCGAGCGGCACCTCCACCAGCGGACTCAGCGGCCTCGGCAGCAAGGTCAGCGGCGCCGTGCGCGGCGTCGGCGCGGCCCGCGTCACGGACACGATCCGGGCCGCCCGCAACGCGGTCGGCGGAGCCGCCGCCCGCGGCCCCCGCCGGGCCCGGCTGAACGTCAAGCGGATCGACCCCTGGTCCGTGATGAAGTTCTCGTTCGCGGTGTCGCTGGTGCTGTTCATCGTGGTGATCGTGGCCACGTCCGTGCTCTACCTGGCGCTCGACGCGATGGGTGTCTTCCAGAGCGTCAACGAGACGCTGGCCGAGCTGGTCACCGCGTCCGGCGGCGACACCGGCGGTGCCGTCTTCAAGATCACCGCTAAGGGCGTGATCGGCACCTCGGCGCTGATCGGCCTGGTCAACGTGGTGCTGTTCACCGCGCTGGCCACGCTCGGTGCGTTCATCTACAACGTCTGCGCCGACCTCGTCGGCGGCGTCGAGCTGACGCTCGCCGAGCGGGACTGA
- a CDS encoding DLW-39 family protein: MFKKLLIAAGVVGAAVLIVRKIKQSSDERALWHEATTAPDLR, from the coding sequence ATGTTTAAGAAGCTCCTGATCGCAGCGGGTGTCGTCGGCGCGGCCGTCCTGATCGTGCGAAAGATCAAGCAGTCGAGTGACGAGCGCGCCCTCTGGCACGAGGCCACCACCGCTCCCGACCTGCGGTAA
- the cpt gene encoding chloramphenicol phosphotransferase CPT has product MRTQVIVLNGGSSAGKSGIVRCLQAILPDPWLATGVDRLIEAMPATMRSPESIDFAADGTVVIGPEFDRLQNAWMAGVAGTAAAGAKIIIDDVFLSGARSQQRWRAVLNGLDVVWAGVRCDAQVAAGREIARGDRVRGMAAAQADMVHQGVVYDVEVDTTHTESIVCAERIAERL; this is encoded by the coding sequence ATGCGAACGCAAGTGATCGTGCTCAACGGTGGGTCAAGCGCAGGAAAGTCGGGAATCGTTCGGTGCCTGCAGGCGATCCTTCCGGATCCGTGGCTTGCGACCGGGGTCGACCGGCTGATCGAGGCGATGCCCGCAACCATGCGCTCGCCGGAAAGCATCGATTTCGCGGCAGACGGCACGGTCGTCATCGGGCCGGAATTCGACCGGCTGCAGAACGCCTGGATGGCCGGAGTCGCCGGGACCGCCGCAGCCGGCGCCAAGATCATCATTGACGATGTCTTCCTCAGCGGAGCTCGATCTCAGCAGCGATGGCGGGCCGTGCTCAACGGCTTGGACGTGGTGTGGGCCGGCGTCCGCTGCGATGCGCAGGTCGCCGCTGGTCGAGAGATCGCCCGTGGAGACCGAGTCCGAGGGATGGCCGCCGCACAGGCCGACATGGTGCACCAGGGCGTGGTGTATGACGTGGAGGTCGACACCACACACACCGAGTCGATCGTGTGTGCCGAAAGGATCGCGGAGAGGCTGTAG
- a CDS encoding YbaK/EbsC family protein, which yields MGSLKTEPALDRPDLLAAPVEAALRDWPGRSGTVVAAIDAGLADTAAFCAEYGVRLDESANCVIVAGKRDGVTRYAACLLLATTRADVNGVVRKHLNVRKLSFAPMDEAVALTGMEYGGITPIGLPPEWPVLVDPRVCEAASVVIGSGVRHSKLQLPGALAAELPRAEVVAGLAR from the coding sequence ATGGGGAGCCTGAAGACCGAGCCGGCGCTCGACCGGCCGGACCTGCTGGCCGCGCCGGTCGAGGCGGCACTCCGTGACTGGCCCGGCCGGTCCGGCACGGTGGTGGCCGCGATCGACGCCGGGCTGGCCGACACGGCCGCGTTCTGCGCGGAGTACGGCGTGCGCCTCGACGAGTCCGCGAACTGCGTGATCGTGGCCGGCAAGCGCGACGGCGTCACCCGGTACGCGGCCTGCCTGCTGCTGGCCACCACGCGCGCGGACGTGAACGGTGTGGTCCGCAAGCACCTGAACGTGCGCAAGCTGAGCTTCGCGCCGATGGACGAGGCCGTGGCACTGACCGGGATGGAGTACGGCGGCATCACGCCGATCGGGCTGCCGCCGGAGTGGCCGGTCCTGGTGGACCCGCGCGTGTGTGAGGCGGCCTCAGTAGTGATCGGTTCCGGTGTCCGGCACAGCAAGCTGCAGCTCCCGGGCGCGCTCGCGGCCGAGCTCCCGCGGGCCGAGGTCGTGGCGGGGCTGGCGCGGTAG
- a CDS encoding SufE family protein codes for MPEMPPKLAEIVDELASAPRDVVLEMLLEFSDAVPPLPPTLAHEGMEQVPECQTAFFLHAEVDADGVVTTYFDAPPEAPTTRAFAGILAEGLAGATVSEVLAVPDDLYVRMGLAEVISPLRVRGGHAILARLKRQIS; via the coding sequence ATGCCTGAGATGCCGCCGAAGCTGGCCGAGATCGTCGACGAACTGGCCTCCGCGCCGCGGGACGTGGTGCTGGAGATGCTGCTGGAGTTCTCCGACGCCGTCCCGCCGCTGCCGCCCACCCTGGCCCACGAGGGCATGGAGCAGGTCCCGGAGTGCCAGACCGCGTTCTTCCTGCACGCGGAGGTGGACGCGGACGGCGTGGTGACCACGTACTTCGACGCGCCGCCGGAGGCGCCGACCACGCGCGCGTTCGCCGGCATCCTCGCGGAGGGCCTGGCCGGCGCGACCGTGTCCGAGGTGCTCGCCGTGCCGGACGACCTCTACGTGCGGATGGGGCTGGCCGAGGTGATCAGCCCGCTGCGGGTGCGTGGCGGGCACGCGATCCTGGCCCGGCTCAAGCGCCAGATCTCCTGA
- a CDS encoding CBS domain-containing protein: protein MTRDVVYLPADTTLDDAAQAAVRRLLIRDPDRQPMGIVARGDLVSSL, encoded by the coding sequence ATGACTCGCGATGTCGTCTACCTGCCCGCGGACACCACGCTCGACGACGCCGCGCAGGCGGCCGTGCGGCGGCTGCTGATCCGCGACCCGGACCGGCAGCCGATGGGCATCGTGGCACGCGGCGATCTGGTGAGTAGTTTGTGA
- a CDS encoding proline--tRNA ligase translates to MLLRMSTLFLRTLREDPAEAEVPSHRLLVRAGYVRRAAPGGYTWLPLGKMVLDRVAAIVHEEMRAIGGQEVHFPALLPRDAYEKSGRWTAYGDDIFRLKDRRGAEYLLAPTHEELFTLLVQDLFGSYRDFPVILYQIQTKFRDEARPRAGLLRGREFLMKDAYSFDLTDDGLRESYAKHRVAYQRIFERLGLDFTIVSAQSGAMGGSGSEEFLAAAEVGEDTFVGCAVCSYAANTEAVTTPVPAPIDREHPGLEVHDTPETPTIASLVDLANARGLAGRTDWTAADTLKNVVVELSRPGVAEKELLVIGVPGDREVDLKRVEAQVHPAAVTMFEDFASRPDLVRGYIGPQKLDARYLVDPRVAAGSAWLTGANEAGKHATNVVSGRDFTPDGTIEAVEVRAGDPCPNCADGTLEIRRGIEIGHIFQLGRRFADAFGLDALGQDGKPVRITMGSYGVGVSRAVAAIAEQHCDERGLVWPKSVAPFDVQVIPAGKGAQLEIATELASTLVAAGLRVLLDDRPAKVSTGVRFADADLIGAPHSIVVGRGATDGVVELRVRATSERSEVPLSDVVGLLTSD, encoded by the coding sequence ATGCTGCTTCGCATGTCGACCCTGTTCCTCCGCACACTCCGCGAGGACCCCGCCGAGGCCGAGGTTCCGAGCCACCGGTTGCTGGTCCGCGCCGGTTACGTCCGGCGTGCCGCGCCGGGTGGCTACACCTGGCTGCCGCTGGGCAAGATGGTGCTGGACCGGGTCGCCGCGATCGTGCACGAGGAGATGCGCGCGATCGGCGGGCAGGAGGTGCACTTCCCGGCACTGCTCCCCCGCGACGCGTACGAGAAGAGCGGCCGGTGGACCGCGTACGGTGACGACATCTTCCGGCTCAAGGACCGGCGCGGCGCGGAGTACCTGCTGGCGCCGACGCACGAGGAGCTGTTCACGCTGCTGGTGCAGGACCTGTTCGGGTCGTACCGCGACTTCCCGGTGATCCTCTACCAGATCCAGACCAAGTTCCGGGACGAGGCGCGGCCACGGGCCGGGCTGCTCCGCGGGCGCGAGTTCCTGATGAAGGACGCGTACTCGTTCGACCTCACGGACGACGGCCTGCGCGAGTCCTACGCGAAGCACCGCGTCGCGTACCAGCGGATCTTCGAACGTCTCGGGCTGGACTTCACGATCGTGTCGGCGCAGTCGGGCGCGATGGGTGGCTCCGGTTCCGAGGAGTTCCTCGCGGCGGCCGAGGTCGGCGAGGACACGTTCGTGGGCTGCGCGGTCTGCTCCTACGCGGCCAACACCGAGGCGGTGACGACGCCCGTTCCCGCTCCGATCGACAGGGAGCACCCGGGGCTGGAGGTGCACGACACCCCGGAGACGCCGACGATCGCGTCGCTCGTCGACCTGGCCAACGCGCGCGGGCTGGCCGGCCGCACCGACTGGACCGCCGCCGACACGCTGAAGAACGTGGTCGTGGAGTTGAGCCGGCCCGGTGTCGCGGAGAAGGAGTTGCTGGTCATCGGCGTGCCCGGCGACCGCGAGGTGGACCTGAAGCGAGTCGAGGCGCAGGTGCACCCGGCCGCGGTCACCATGTTCGAGGACTTCGCGTCCCGGCCCGACCTGGTCCGCGGCTACATCGGCCCGCAGAAGCTCGACGCCCGCTACCTGGTCGACCCGCGCGTCGCGGCCGGCAGCGCGTGGTTGACCGGTGCGAACGAGGCCGGCAAGCACGCCACGAACGTGGTCTCCGGGCGTGACTTCACGCCGGACGGCACCATCGAGGCGGTCGAGGTCCGCGCCGGCGACCCGTGCCCGAACTGCGCGGACGGCACGCTGGAGATCCGCCGCGGCATCGAGATCGGGCACATCTTCCAGCTCGGCCGCCGGTTCGCGGACGCGTTCGGGCTGGACGCGCTGGGCCAGGACGGCAAGCCGGTCCGGATCACCATGGGGTCGTACGGCGTGGGCGTCTCCCGCGCGGTCGCGGCCATCGCGGAGCAGCACTGCGACGAGCGCGGCCTGGTGTGGCCGAAGTCGGTGGCCCCGTTCGACGTGCAGGTGATCCCGGCCGGCAAGGGTGCCCAGCTGGAGATCGCCACTGAGCTCGCCTCGACGCTGGTCGCCGCGGGCCTCCGGGTGCTGCTGGACGACCGGCCGGCGAAGGTGTCCACCGGCGTGCGGTTCGCGGACGCGGATCTGATCGGTGCGCCGCACTCGATCGTGGTCGGCCGCGGTGCCACGGACGGCGTCGTGGAGCTGCGCGTGCGCGCCACGAGCGAGCGCTCCGAGGTCCCGCTCTCCGACGTGGTCGGGCTCCTGACCAGCGATTGA
- a CDS encoding SigE family RNA polymerase sigma factor: protein MTPSAAVRRTPVADPPSPDFDDFVRGRTPALLRAAYLLTGDQHLAEDLVQSALAGTHRAWRRLERVDNAEAYTRKIMYHLQVSWWRRRRVAEVLPGDLPERAGRAGTDPTLRLTLRAALLTLPPRQRAVIVLRFFEDRTEAETAYLLGVTVGTVKSQTAKALAKLRAVTDLDGSRA, encoded by the coding sequence ATGACCCCCTCAGCTGCCGTCAGGAGGACACCGGTGGCCGACCCGCCGTCACCGGACTTCGACGACTTCGTCCGCGGCCGCACGCCCGCGCTGCTGCGCGCGGCCTACCTGCTCACCGGCGACCAGCACCTTGCCGAGGACCTCGTGCAGTCCGCGCTGGCCGGGACGCACCGCGCGTGGCGGCGGCTGGAACGGGTGGACAACGCCGAGGCGTACACCCGGAAGATCATGTATCACCTGCAGGTCTCCTGGTGGCGGCGCCGCCGGGTGGCCGAGGTGCTGCCGGGTGACCTGCCGGAGCGCGCGGGCCGGGCCGGCACCGACCCCACGCTGCGGTTGACGTTGCGCGCCGCGTTGCTGACGCTGCCGCCCCGGCAGCGCGCGGTGATCGTGCTGCGGTTCTTCGAGGACCGCACGGAGGCGGAGACCGCGTACCTGCTCGGGGTCACGGTCGGCACCGTGAAGAGCCAGACCGCGAAGGCGCTGGCCAAGCTCCGCGCCGTGACCGACCTCGACGGGAGCCGGGCATGA